The following are encoded in a window of Kitasatospora sp. NBC_01250 genomic DNA:
- a CDS encoding acylphosphatase — protein sequence MHENVRATAWVRGTVQRVGFRWWTRARALEIGLTGYASNLDDGRVQVVAEGTHADCELLLALLRGPGTPGRVTGVTEIWSATGDGYDSFAIR from the coding sequence ATGCACGAAAACGTCCGAGCCACCGCCTGGGTGCGGGGCACCGTCCAGCGCGTCGGCTTCCGCTGGTGGACCAGGGCCCGAGCGCTGGAGATCGGCCTGACCGGCTACGCGAGCAACCTCGACGACGGCCGGGTCCAGGTGGTGGCCGAGGGCACGCACGCCGACTGCGAGCTGCTGCTGGCCCTGCTGCGGGGCCCCGGAACGCCGGGCCGGGTCACCGGGGTGACCGAGATCTGGAGCGCGACCGGCGACGGGTACGACAGCTTTGCCATCCGCTGA
- a CDS encoding winged helix-turn-helix transcriptional regulator → MSTDPVIAPAAGQADPSGRPAAARAATAKPAGRPCSIAAALQILGEKWALLAVRELFYGNHRFDRIVRNTGAPRDRLTARLRALEEAGVVERRLYQERPARYEYHLTRAGRELAPVTQALLVWGDRWAVTEPPVTLCHTGGGQAEHELDPAWVCRCCGEEVVQGSLTLDIHTPGWERSGPLG, encoded by the coding sequence GTGAGCACCGATCCCGTCATCGCCCCCGCCGCCGGCCAGGCTGACCCGTCCGGCCGTCCGGCCGCCGCCCGGGCGGCGACCGCCAAGCCCGCCGGACGGCCCTGCTCGATCGCCGCCGCGCTGCAGATCCTGGGGGAGAAGTGGGCGCTGCTCGCCGTGCGCGAGCTGTTCTACGGCAACCACCGCTTCGACCGGATCGTGCGCAACACCGGTGCCCCGCGGGACCGGCTCACCGCCCGGCTGCGGGCGCTGGAGGAGGCCGGCGTGGTCGAGCGCCGGCTCTACCAGGAGCGCCCGGCCCGCTACGAGTACCACCTGACCCGGGCGGGCCGTGAGCTGGCCCCGGTCACCCAGGCGCTGCTCGTCTGGGGCGACCGCTGGGCCGTGACCGAGCCGCCCGTCACCCTGTGCCACACGGGCGGCGGACAGGCCGAGCACGAGCTGGATCCGGCCTGGGTCTGCCGCTGCTGCGGCGAGGAGGTCGTGCAGGGTTCCCTCACCCTCGACATCCACACCCCGGGCTGGGAGCGGTCCGGCCCGCTGGGCTGA